In the genome of Gadus chalcogrammus isolate NIFS_2021 chromosome 21, NIFS_Gcha_1.0, whole genome shotgun sequence, one region contains:
- the LOC130374515 gene encoding syntaxin-binding protein 6-like isoform X1: MSAQSDINKKVFVPRGETMLVAVEVRRRRRTAGRRILQLSTRGGEYATYLCLSVTNRTPPQLLITKVKQFAGSAPFVTRSQWGVDQLRQVNGIDPNKDCPDFDLVFDNTVDQWLCSSSAEKCIFILILYQAYKTYTGGPTGPPVCLPVGVGKVGALRRMSLDAVRIAPRGPVEPPVAGGPRARTLSPRRKSCVPARGTEFINCQPKLTGEACTMNLVIYRVKAFFTRLRKRMLAKRPAHRSKGQPGHFSGGIMSNVVQRVTVSVGERGQRLTRAEDQTLELMHKAQQFADTAHKLSLKYSK; this comes from the exons ATGAGTGCTCAGTCCGACATCAACAAGAAGGTCTTCGTCCCACGGGGAGAGACGATGCTGGTCGCcgtggaggtgaggaggaggaggaggacggccgGGAGGAGGATCCTCCAGCTGTCCACACGAGGGGGAGAATACGCGACCTACCTCTGTCTATCAG TGACCAATAGGACGCCTCCTCAACTGCTCATCACCAAAGTCAAACAGTTTGCCGGCTCCGCCCCCTTCGTCACAAGGTCACAGTGGGGCGTCGACCAGCTCCGCCAGGTCAATGGAATCGACCCAAACAAG GACTGCCCAGACTTCGACCTGGTCTTTGACAACACCGTGGACCAGTGGCTGTGCAGCTCCTCTGCAGAGAAGTgcatcttcatcctcatcctgtACCAGGCCTACAAGACCTACACCGGAGGTCCCACCGGCccccctgtgtgtctgcctgtgggCGTTGGGAAGGTGGGGGCGTTGCGCAGGATGAGCCTTGATGCCGTCCGGATCGCGCCGCGCGGGCCGGTGGAGCCCCCGGTGGCCGGAGGACCGAGGGCCCGGACGCTATCGCCCAGGAGGAAGAGCTGCGTGCCTGCCAGGGGGACAGAGTTCATCAACTGTCAACCCAAGCTAACGGGAG AGGCCTGTACCATGAACCTGGTCATCTACCGCGTCAAAGCCTTCTTCACCCGCCTGAGGAAGAGGATGCTAGCCAAGCGCCCGGCCCACCGGTCCAAAG GTCAGCCAGGACATTTCTCGGGGGGCATCATGAGTAATGTAGTGCAGAGGGTGACGGTGTCTGTGGGCGAGCGAGGACAGCGACTAACCCGGGCGGAGGACCAGACGCTGGAGCTAATGCACAAAGCCCAGCAGTTCGCAGACACGGCCCACAAG CTCAGCCTGAAGTACTCAAAGTGA
- the LOC130374515 gene encoding syntaxin-binding protein 6-like isoform X2: MSAQSDINKKVFVPRGETMLVAVEVRRRRRTAGRRILQLSTRGGEYATYLCLSVTNRTPPQLLITKVKQFAGSAPFVTRSQWGVDQLRQVNGIDPNKDCPDFDLVFDNTVDQWLCSSSAEKCIFILILYQAYKTYTGGPTGPPVCLPVGVGKVGALRRMSLDAVRIAPRGPVEPPVAGGPRARTLSPRRKSCVPARGTEFINCQPKLTGEACTMNLVIYRVKAFFTRLRKRMLAKRPAHRSKAQPEVLKVTSPKTLKKNKA; this comes from the exons ATGAGTGCTCAGTCCGACATCAACAAGAAGGTCTTCGTCCCACGGGGAGAGACGATGCTGGTCGCcgtggaggtgaggaggaggaggaggacggccgGGAGGAGGATCCTCCAGCTGTCCACACGAGGGGGAGAATACGCGACCTACCTCTGTCTATCAG TGACCAATAGGACGCCTCCTCAACTGCTCATCACCAAAGTCAAACAGTTTGCCGGCTCCGCCCCCTTCGTCACAAGGTCACAGTGGGGCGTCGACCAGCTCCGCCAGGTCAATGGAATCGACCCAAACAAG GACTGCCCAGACTTCGACCTGGTCTTTGACAACACCGTGGACCAGTGGCTGTGCAGCTCCTCTGCAGAGAAGTgcatcttcatcctcatcctgtACCAGGCCTACAAGACCTACACCGGAGGTCCCACCGGCccccctgtgtgtctgcctgtgggCGTTGGGAAGGTGGGGGCGTTGCGCAGGATGAGCCTTGATGCCGTCCGGATCGCGCCGCGCGGGCCGGTGGAGCCCCCGGTGGCCGGAGGACCGAGGGCCCGGACGCTATCGCCCAGGAGGAAGAGCTGCGTGCCTGCCAGGGGGACAGAGTTCATCAACTGTCAACCCAAGCTAACGGGAG AGGCCTGTACCATGAACCTGGTCATCTACCGCGTCAAAGCCTTCTTCACCCGCCTGAGGAAGAGGATGCTAGCCAAGCGCCCGGCCCACCGGTCCAAAG CTCAGCCTGAAGTACTCAAAGTGACTTCACCGAAAACCTTGAAGAAGAACAAGGCCTAG